DNA sequence from the Geitlerinema sp. PCC 9228 genome:
TCTGCCAACCACTCGCGATCGCTGTGCGGGTCGAAAGCATAACCAGCTTCCTGCCAGTAAGGTACCAACAAATCAGTTAGTTCCTCCACAGGCATGTTGTGCAGGTACTGGCTGTTAATCCAATCTAACTTATCCCAGTCAAATTTGGCCCCGGCTTTATTGATCCGTTCCAGCTCAAATTTCTTCGCTGCTGCTTCTAGAGTAAAAATTTCCTCCTCATCCGGGGGCGACCATCCCAACAAAGTCATATAGTTGGCTAAAGCTGGGGCGGTAAAACCCATGGCGTAAAACTCAGAAACGGAGGTAACATTATCCCGTTTGGAAAGCTTTTGACCGCTGGGATTGAGAATTAAAGGGGTGTGAGCAAATTCCGGTGGGGTTTTGCCGAAAGCTTCGTATAGCAGAATTTGCTTGGCAGTATTGGCAATGTGGTCTTCTCCGCGGATAACGTGGGTAATATCCATGTCCACATCATCCACCACCACGGCCAGGTTGTACAGGGGTTGCCCCATTTGTTCGCGACTGGCAGCCCGGGCGATGACCATGTCGCCACCTAAGTCGCTGCCCTTCCAACTCATAAGACCGCGAATGCGATCGTACCAGGTAATTTCGCGATTGTCGTCGATTTTAAACCGAATCACGGGGGTGCGACCTTCCGCTTCCAAAGCGGCTTCTTGTTCTGGGGTCAAATCCCGGTGGCGGTTGTCGTATCGCGGTGCTTGCCCTTTGGCTTTTTGGGCTGCGCGCATTTGCTCTAGTTCTTCCGTTGTACAGTAACAACGGTACGCTAACCCTTTTTCCAGTAGGGTTTGAATGCTTTGGCGGTACAAATCCAACCGCTGGGATTGGTAGTACGGTCCTTCATCCCAATGCAATCCCAACCACTTCAAGCCATCGAGAATATTTTGAGTATATTCAGCTTGCGATCGCTGGTAATCGGTATCTTCAATGCGTAAAATAAACTGACCGCCCTGGCTACGGGCAAACAGCCAGTTAAAGACGGCAGTTCTAGCCGTACCAATGTGTAAATTTCCGGTAGGACTGGGCGCTAATCGAACTCTTACTGTCACAGAGGTGTTTCTCCGCAAAACTCGCCAAAGGTCTATTGTAGACGGTTTTGCCCCCCGTTCGCTGTCCGAGAACCACTTTTACCGATAGCGATTGGCTTTGGCTGGGCTGTGAAAAACGGGACTGACGGGATTCGAACCCGCAACTTCCGCCGTGACAGGGCGGTGCTCTAACCGGTTGAACTACAGTCCCTTGTAGTTGGCGTTTTTGGCGCTTGGCGTCCTCTCTTTTCTGAGGACATCTTCTATTATCACCAACCAATCTAGATTTGTCAACAGCTATACGGGCCAATTTGGCTGAATTTCAGAAAAAAAGTACCGAAGTAACTTTCCCAACCCTATTAGGGAGCTTTCAGGTGTGGAACTCCCCAGATGCCGTTTGCCGATTGTCTTGCTACTAAGGGACGGGGTTGGGGAAGGCGGCAGCGGGGGAAAGGTGTGGCAACTAGAAGCGTCTGCTCGTTGTTTGGCCGGAAAGCGCGATCGCGTCAACCCCCTCTTGATGGGAAGTACGGTTAATACGACTCGCCAACCGCTAAAATCTTAAGTAAATATTTAAATGGATACTCGAACTGGCAAATTTCCTCTTAGAGTCCGCTAGGAAAGATAATAAGTTCTGGTTGGTAAGAGCGGTCTGCTGTTTGCAAAGCGATCGCCACTCAAAAATCAATCCCTACCACTTTCATAAATCGGTTGTTCCAAAAACAGCCCAGCAGCTCTTGTTGTACCTGCTGCGTACCTGCAACCTGGAACCCATCACCCATCGCGAGTAAGGAGAAAAATATCTATGCGTATTGCTCAAGTATCGCCGTTGTGGGAACGAGTACCGCCACCAGGATACGGTGGTATTGAATTGGTCGTCAGCCAGCTAACGGACGAACTCGTACGTCGGGGTCACGAGGTTACTTTGTTCGCTACGGGGGATTCGCAAACCCTCGCTCGTTTGGAGTCGGTTACACCTACGGCTTTGCGCTTGCAAACCGACCTCAAGGAACCAGCTGCTTACGAAGCTCTACAGCTGAGTCAAATTTTGGAGCAAGCCCATCGTTTCGATATTATCCATTTCCACACCGGCTTTGGGGTTCTTCCTTACACGCAGTTTCTCAAAACCCCCAGCGTTCACACACTCCACAATGGATTTACGCCCGAAAATCGACGCGTTTTCCATAAATACCGCGATCGCCATTACATTAGCATAAGCGATGCCCAACGCCAACTCAATCCTACTTTAAATTATGTGCGTACCGTTCACAACGGAATTGACACCAGCCAATATCCTTTTCAGCCAACACCACAAACGCCTCCTTATCTGGCCTTTCTGGGACGCATGTCACCGGAAAAAGGACCGGACAAAGCCATTGAAGTGGCTAAAACTGCAGGATTGCCCCTACTAATGGCTGGTAAAGTTGATGTGGTGGACCAAGAATTTTTTGAAAATCAGGTAAAACCTCATATTGATGGGCAAAATATCCAATATTTGGGAGAGTTAACCCATCAAGAAAAAGTAGAACTGCTGGGAAATGCTACGGCAACCTTGTTCCCCATTCAATGGAACGAGCCGTTTGGCTTGGTTACCATCGAATCCATGTGTACTGGAACGCCGGTTATTGCTAGCAATCGCGGGGCGGTTCCGGAAATTGTGGCCAGGGGGAAAACGGGATTTGTTTGCGATCGCATCTCGGCAATGGTAGAAGCAGTGGCGCAAGTGTCCCAAATTGAGCGCCAGCACTGCCACGAGTTTGTTTTGCGTTACTTTAGCGTGGCTGCAATGGTGGATAAATACGAAGCAGCTTACGAAAAAGTTTTCAAAACTTGCCAAAATCAGCAGTCTCCATGGGAACGCGAGTCTCGCAACGGACACGGTGCGATCGCCAGTTCCCAGTTAATTCCCGTAGCGTAAAGCAATTATTGAATTTACAATAAGGAGGTAATCATGCGCGGAAATATCTGTCCTTGTTGCAGTGCTCCTTTGCTACGTCATGCTAGTTCCCGGGGCGTATACTGGTTCTGCACTTCTTGCAGTCAGGAAATGCCCACAGCCCAAATGGCTAGCGTTCTCTCGCGTAAAGCGTTTTTCCGAAAAGACGGGGTAAAAAAAGCGCAAGTTGTCGGATAATTGTTTTGGGTACGTTTCGTTTCCCAGATTTGATTTTCCGATCGCGGCTACTGGAGAAACCCGGTCAAAATTGTTACCTATAGAATAGAAAGGAGGAGTGAGGCGGTCCCAGACGCATACTTTCTTATCCTCCTTTTTCTTTCGTTCTCGGAGGGCGAGTCGCGCCAATTTAACCACAAAGCAAACCATCAATCTGATTTTTTGAGCGGTAGCGTTCCCACGAAGCCTTCATGTCACTTTCCCCTACCCTAACCATAAAAGAAAACGATTTATTTTTAATCGCCGATCGCTTGGGAAATACAGTTGCTTCCAAAGATCGCAGCGATCGAGCGGTTACGGGTCTTTTTTGCCAAGATACGCGCTTTCTCAGCTGTTCCCAACTGACCGTTGAAGGATACGATCCCATTTTACTGCACAGCCATGCCGAAACAGGGTTTTCTCTATGTGTGGCTTGTACCAATCCCGAAGTTCCCAACGTACTAAAAAAAGAAACTTTGGGCATCCAGCGTCAGCTGGCTTTGCGTGGGGGATTGTTTGAAGAGATCGAAATTTACAACTACGATTTGCAAGCGGTCACATTTCAGGTGAAATTGCAATTTTACGCCGATTTTTTGGACTTATTTGAAGTTCGGGAATATGGCGATCGCCCTATGCGGGGAAATAAGTTAGAAGTGGTTTCCTCACGAAAAAATGGACTGAGTTTTGCCTATCGGGGGTTGGACAACTACCTCATGGAAACGCAAATTCAGTTTTCCTACCGCCTGCCCGATGAAATTTGGGAAGACTGTGCCATTTGGAACTTGCACCTCGACAGCCACGAACAAACCATTCTCGGCTACCACCTAACACCGTATACCAACCACCAACCCACTTCCCAAATCCCTATCCCCGCCACCTTGTCCCAAGCTCAAGATGCGGCATTTGCTGATTGGCAAAGTTGGTATCGGGCAACAACGCGCATTCGCAGCGATCGCACCACCATCAATCAAATTATCGAACGCGCCGAACAGGATATGTACTTGCTGTTGCAATCATTTGACTCGGGCAAGGTACCAGCGGCGGGAATTCCTTGGTTTTCCGCACTTTTCGGTCGCGATTCCTTGGTAGCAGCTTTTCAAACGCTGATGTTTACTCCTTCCATTGCCCGGGATACCTTGTTAACTTTGGGTAAATACCAAGGAGAAGAAGATAGTGACTGGCATGAAGAAGCTCCAGGCAAGATTTTGCACGAACTGCGGCAGGGGGAAATGGCCCGCTGTCGGGAAATTCCGCACACGCCTTACTACGGTACGGTGGATGCCACGCCTTTGTGGTTGCTGCTGTATGCGGAGTACTATGCCTGGACCGGCGATCGCGAGACCATCGAACGGTTGTGGGATGCCGCCACTGCTGCCATGTCCTGGATCGACAGCCAATGTGCCGAAACCGGATATCTCAGCTACCAGCGCCGTTCCTCCGGCGGTATCGACAACCAAGGCTGGAAGGACTCCGGTGATGCCATTGTCAATAGCAAAGGCGAACAAGTCTTTGGTCCTATTGCCTTGTGTGAGGTGCAAGCCTACGTCTATGCAGCCAAACAAGGTCTCAGCCGCATGGCCGAACTGATGGGAAAACCGGAACTGGCCCGACGCTGGCGTTCCCAAGCCCGGGCGTTGCAAGCGCGTTTCAACCGGGATTTTTGGATCGAATCGGCAGATTATTGCGCTTTGGCTTTGGACGGTCAAGGGCAACAGGTGGACAGCATTACTTCCAATCCCGGTCAATGTTTGTGTTTTGGGATTTTTTATCCCGAAAAAGCAGCTCGCGTAGCGCGTACTTGTATGTCGGAGGAAATGTTTAGCGGTTGGGGCATTCGTACCCTCAGCAGCCTCTCTCCCGCTTACAACCCCATTAGCTATCATTTGGGGTCGGTTTGGCCTCACGACAGTGCCTTGGTTGCTGCTGGCTTGCGATCGCTGGGATGGGTGGACGCAGCCCTGACTGTGGCAGCAGGCTTGTTGGATATGACCCACTACCAGCCTAGCAAACGTCCCCCAGAACTGTTGTGCGGTTACCAACGCCGCAGCAATAGTCCGCCGATTAACTATCCGGTGGCTTGTTCCCCTCAAGCTTGGGCCACGGGCAGTGTTTTTCAACTGTTGCAAATGATGCTCAATCCCATTCCCGATGCTGCGAACGGTTGTCTGCGTTTGGTGAAACCTCGGTTGCCTGCTTTTTTGTCTCGCCTATCTATACATAATTTGCAAGTGGGCAACAGCCATATTGATTTGGAATTGGAACGGCAAGGAGAGCATACTGCCTGCCGTATTCTCAAACAGCAGGGGAATATCCAAATTTCGATCGAACCGTAAGGGATAAGGAGGTGAAAAGATATGCGCGATCGCAACGATGCCACAACTAAGAAGGAAACCGGGGTTTTTCTTCCCATGAATCGCCACCAATTGGTCAGACATTTGGAAACCATTCAAGATATCATTGTTATTTCCTTATGTATTGCTATGTTTGCCATCATGGTATTGCGGATCGCCGATCTATTTATTTCCTTAGTGCAGCCGTTGCGCTTTGAAATTGTCGCTTCGGATATCTTGTTTTTATTGATTATGGTAGAATTATTTCGGATTTTGGTGATTTATTTTCAGGAAAGACAGATTTCTGTCAGCGTTGCTGTGGAGGCTTCCATTGTTTCTGTTTTGCGGGAAGTGATTTTGCGGGGGGTTTTGAAAATCTCTCCCCAACAGGTTTTGGTGGTTTGCGTCTTTTTGGTGGTATTGGGTGGGCTGTTGGTGGTACATCCCCTGCGCAATTCTATTGCAGCCAACCGCGACGATCGCTATGGAAACGAAACAGCTGCCAATGCCCAAATTCCAGCAGTTTTCGACATACCAACCCATCGCGATCGCTACCCATCCCAACCATCCTCTGGTACACTAGAAACGGAAAAATACAGCGCTATGCCTACAACAAAAAGTTTTCCAGACGCAGGAAAGTAGGTATCTGTCCCCCGGTTTGGGAACATCTTCGGTTGCAGAAGCATCCCAACAGTGGATACGGCAGCTGCGGCCAGTAAATTTGGGTAAATGCTTTTGGATGTTTCTGCAAAACCGAGAATATATAAGAAACAGTCTTGGTACTATTCGCGAGGTGGCATTGTGCGAATCAGAAGATTTTCTCTATCCCCATTTCCCATAGCGAAGCTAGCAAGCTACATCATCACCTTTTCCTTGGGATTTTTGCTAGCGATTGGCACCATGAATCTACTCCCTGCCGCGGGAATTGCTGCTGTGACTCCCTCAAAAGCCATTCCCAGCAAAACGGTAGCGGAACCCTCCCAACAAGCGGCGATTCCCATTCCCACCGACACTGAGAATGGCAACTTCGTTACCGCTGCGGTAGAACGGGTGGGAGGTGCCGTCGTACGCATCGATACCGCTCGTACAGTAACCCGCAACGTGGATCCATTCTTCGACGATCCGTTTTTTAAAAGATTTTTTGGTGACGAGTTCTTTGGGCAAATGCCCAGACAGCGGGAAGTCCGCGGTCAAGGATCGGGACTGATTGTCGATAGTGAGGGCATTGTGATTACCAACGCCCACGTGGTAAAAAATGCCGACCAAGTCACCGTCACCCTCAAAGACGGTCGCAGCTTCGATGGGGAAGTTCGCGGTACCGATGAAGTCACGGACTTGGCAGTGGTGAAAATTAGCGGGCAGTCGCTGCCGGTGGCGGATTTAGGTAATTCCGACCAACTTCGGGTTGGCGATTGGGCGATCGCATTGGGAAATCCTTTAGGATTGGACAATACCGTCACCTTGGGAATTATCAGTACCCTCAACCGTTCCAGTTCTCAAGCCGGTATTCCCGACAAACGCTTGGATTTCATTCAAACCGATGCCGCCATTAACCCCGGTAACTCCGGTGGTCCTTTGCTGAACGAACGCGGAGAGGTGATTGGCATTAACACCGCCATTCGAGCAGATGCCAACGGCATTGGCTTTGCCATTCCCGTCAATAAAGTCAAAGAAGTCAAAGGTCCCCTATCTCGTGGGGAAACCGTTCAGCATCCCTTTGTAGGGATTCAAATGGTGACCCTAACCCCAGAGATGGTTGAGGAAAACAACAGTAATCCCAACGCCCTCATGCAGCTACCCAACCGCAAAGGGGTTTTGGTGGTACGGGTCATGTCGAATACGCCAGCGGAAAAAGCAGGTATCCGTCGCGGTGATGTGATTTTTGAAGTAGAAGGCCAGCCCATCACCAGTGCCGGTCAGTTGCAAGATGTGGTAGAAGGGTCTAATGTTGGGGAAATGCTGACGTTTAAGATTCAACGGGGCACTCGTACGCTAACCCTTGACGTACGTACGGCGCAATTGCGCGATGTTAGCTAGCGTTCCCATAACTTGATCGGAAAAAAGGGCAGTTAGGCTTTTCGTTCCTGCTGCCCCATTGGAACTGCAGGTGGTGAAGTGGGGGAATTTTTGATATGAAATCCGTTTGAATAGATTGAATCGCTCTCAGACCCCTGGCTGCAATGCCCTGAGCTCTGACTTGGGTCGCTGTGCCGTACCTGCGGGGGACTACAGGGAGTTCTTCCCCATAAGTCTACAGCAGGATTTTATACGAAATCCGATATTGCTAAACCACAAACATTACCGCATGAATCGGGAGCTTGAAAGCCCTGACTTTTCACGCGCAGGGATGAAAAGCCACCCGTACGGCTTGAGCCGCCGTTAAAATCAAGCCGCCAGGCTCAAACAATTGAGTCATGGTGGGAAATCTGTCGGCAAGTTGGCAATGATGGGCTGAGAGAACGCCAAGATGGGCTCAAATCCCGAAAATCGCCTGTCAACGCCTGTGGTTTGGGAGGCGAGTACATCATTCCCGCCGATGCCCCTCGCCCTACCTATGCCAGTCAGTGCAAGGCATTAACACCAGCCAAGAAAGTCTGGCAGCAAATGCTCAAACGTTTGAAGACTGCATGGGTGACTATGTATCGACGGAGATTTGGCTTTCCTCGCTTTAGGGAAAAAGGGCGATTTCGCTCGTTTGTTTTTCCCAAAGTCAAGGAAACCTGTATCGAAGGGAATCAAATCGATCTTCCGAAAATTGGGAAAGTACGGTTTTTTAAGTCTCGCTCCCTTCGGTGATGGCTTTGTGGTTAAGCAAGTACAAATTCTGAAAACAGCGAGCGGGTACTATATTATTTTATCCGGTGCAAGCAGATGTGAAAATTCCCCAACCACCTATAAAGCGGTGATGCCATCGGATTGGATATGGTATTAGCATAGCTAATCTATCTAGGCACCCTGATGAAGCGAGAATCTTACGAATTCTATTCGTGAGAGTGTCAAAATAAATAATTGGGGGATTTTTGTGGGGAGCTTCGCGAAGCATACTTCCTACTAGCGCATCTATTTTAATTTGGTAGGTAAAGCGAGCGCTAAAGTTTATAAATTTAAAATCCATTCAGCCATTCTTATGTGCACTATTTTAGAATAGACACGCTAGGAGGATGGGCAATGCCCATCCTACAATTTTCTATGCTTTCTCGAAATAGTATAAGTATAATTATTTTGGTTTCCTTGGCCAAGCTGCTTCTTGTTTGTTTGGAGAATCGATGTTTTCTAGGTGATGAAAGATAGCCTTGGCTGCTCGCTGGGGAACGCCAGGGTTTCCCAAAGCTTGGCGCATTTGAGCGTAATCTTGCAGTATTTGTTGGTATCGGGCAGGATTTTGCAGAATACGATTGGCTTGTTGGGTAATATTTTCTGGTGTGGCTTCGTCTTGCAGTAATTCTGGAACAATGGGTTTCATTTCTACCAAGTTGGTAGGAGACATGTAGGGGATGGAAAAGTGGAGAATATGTTTGGCAATCCAAGCAGTCACCGAACTGACGCGATAAATGACCACCTGGGGAACGTTGGCAAGGGCGATTTCTAAGTTAACAGTTCCCGATTTAGTGATGGCAAGGTCGGCGGCAGCGATCGCATCTTGACGGGAGGCAATGCGAGCGTTGAGTTGGTATTTTTCAATGGCGGTTTCAATGGGTTGGCGGTAGGTGGGATGGGAAAGGGGAATCCAAAATTGCACTTGGGGTTGTTGTGCTTGTAACCTTTGCGCGGCAGCAAACATGGTCGGCAGCAAATAGCGAATTTCCTGGCGGCGAGAAGCAGGAACCAATGTAATGGCCGTTTGCCCCTCGGTTATGCCCAAGCGTTGACGAGCCTGTTGGCGACTGGGCATGGCGTCACAGCGATCGAGCAACGGATGCCCTACCCATCGGACGCAAGCCCCCAATTCTCGGAAAAATTTGGCTTCTGCTGGGAAAATGGCTAAAATTTCATCTGCCAAACTGGCGAGTTGCTTGGCCGGTTTGCTGGAAGGGGACCACACCCACAACTGTGGGGCAATGTAGTACACTACGGGAATGTGGGGGAAGCGACGGTCGAGAAACTGCCCGATGCCCAAATTGGGTCCCAGATAGTCTACCAGCACCACCACATCCGGCGGCTGCTGGCGGAGATGGTTTTTGACCCGCCGCTGGTGTCGCAGGGTAGGCAAAACGTAGGGCAGCGATTCCCACAATCCCACCGACCCAATACCGCTGGTGTTGCCCAGCAGTTCCATGCCAGCTTGTTCCATGCGATCGCCGCCCAATCCCCAAATATGCAAATCCCAACCGCGATCGCGCGCCTGTTGGTGAAGGGCTGCCACCAACATCGACCCTTGCAAATCCCCAGAAACTTCACCGGTGGCAATAAAAACCCTGGCTTGCCGCCTGCTTTGACTCACTTGGATGTTTCTCCCAAACGTTTTCTACCCGCAGTAACCCCACGTCGGTGAGAGGTCAAAGAAGCTTTCAGAAATTGATATAAGTGATTGACTTGTGCGTCATCCGCGAAAATCTGTAGCTTATCCAGCGCCTCTTGCAGGGGAATGCCGGAACGATAAAGCAAACGAAATGCTTTTTTTAGCAGGGGCAAGCTGGCCTGCAAGCCAGCCCGTTTGATGCCCACTTGATTGAGGGCGCGTACCCGACAGGGGTTGCCCTCAACCAACATGAACGGGGGAATATCCCGTTCGATACGGCTCATACCACCTACCATCGCTAGTTTGCCAATGCGAGCGAACTGATGGATGCCCAACACGCCACCAATGGTGGCCCTGGATTCCACGTGAACGTGACCGGCGAGGGCAACGCTGTTGGCGATGACCACCTGGTCTTCAATCGTACAGTTATGAGCCACATGTACGTAAGCCATAAGCAAATTGCGATCGCCGATGGTTGTGGCTTCGTCGGCGTTGGTAGCCCGGTTGATGGTGACATACTCGCGGATTTTGTTGTCATTGCCAATTTTAACCAGGCTGCGCGCCCCATTGTATTTGAGGTCCTGCGGTTCAAAGCCAATGACAGCTCCGGGAAAAATTTGATTTTGGCTGCCAATTTCGGTCCACCCCTGGACGATGGCGTGGGAGCCTATGGTGGTTTCCGAACCAATCTTGACATTGGCCCCGATTTCTGCATAAGCCCCTACGCGAACGGTAGGGTGTAATTGGGCATCTGGATGGACAACAGCAGTGGGATGAATCAGGGTCATCGTCGAGACATTAAGAAATGAAAATAAGTCAAGCAGGTTGTCCCAAGCGAAGGTAGGATCCTCAATCGCAGGTCCCCGGCCGTGTGGTGGTTTATTCCACCAGCGAGAACATTAATTCTCCTTCTGCTACCAACTGGCCGTCCACTTCCGCTCGGGCACGCATTTTCCCAAAACGGCGTCGCTTGATGCACAGCAAGTTAGCTTTCATCACCAGTTGGTCTCCCGGCACGACCGGACGGCGAAAGCGGACTTTGTCGATGCCAGCAAAGAGCAACAACCCTTCTTCCACTTCCGGCATTTGCGCTAGCAAGACCGCTCCCAATTGGGCCATAGCTTCCACAATCAAAACCCCAGGCATAATTGCCCGTTCGGGGAAATGACCCTGAAAGTGGGGTTCGTTAAAGGTGACATTTTTAATGCCAACGGCGGATTCCCCGGGAACGTATTCCGTAATTCGATCGACCAACAAAAAAGGATAGCGGTGGGGCAGCAGTTTTTGGATTTCTTCTACATCCAACACCGGCGGTGATGTAGAGCGATCGGATTGAGCTGCCTGGTTTTCATTAGAATTTTCTGTGTGTGTATTCGTCGTTTGGCTATCAATAGCTGTGGACATAACGGTATCGCTCCTACCGAGCGCAGATATAAAGACATCCTTTAAGTACGCCCCATCTGAAATTGGAATTTTTATCTTAGATGAGGTCCAAAATGCCAAAAAGCTGGCAACTTTTTGACGTTTATCAAATCGAGGAGGGGGTTCCCAAGTTTCGCCCTCATCAGTGAAAGGCGATCGCTACCAACACGTGTAGCTCCCCCATTCTTTGGCAACCATTGACCGGAATCAGTGGTTTGTCTTTTTTTGCAAAACCTTGCACGGAACTTAGCTCCAGC
Encoded proteins:
- the lpxA gene encoding acyl-ACP--UDP-N-acetylglucosamine O-acyltransferase, yielding MTLIHPTAVVHPDAQLHPTVRVGAYAEIGANVKIGSETTIGSHAIVQGWTEIGSQNQIFPGAVIGFEPQDLKYNGARSLVKIGNDNKIREYVTINRATNADEATTIGDRNLLMAYVHVAHNCTIEDQVVIANSVALAGHVHVESRATIGGVLGIHQFARIGKLAMVGGMSRIERDIPPFMLVEGNPCRVRALNQVGIKRAGLQASLPLLKKAFRLLYRSGIPLQEALDKLQIFADDAQVNHLYQFLKASLTSHRRGVTAGRKRLGETSK
- the lpxB gene encoding lipid-A-disaccharide synthase, whose product is MSQSRRQARVFIATGEVSGDLQGSMLVAALHQQARDRGWDLHIWGLGGDRMEQAGMELLGNTSGIGSVGLWESLPYVLPTLRHQRRVKNHLRQQPPDVVVLVDYLGPNLGIGQFLDRRFPHIPVVYYIAPQLWVWSPSSKPAKQLASLADEILAIFPAEAKFFRELGACVRWVGHPLLDRCDAMPSRQQARQRLGITEGQTAITLVPASRRQEIRYLLPTMFAAAQRLQAQQPQVQFWIPLSHPTYRQPIETAIEKYQLNARIASRQDAIAAADLAITKSGTVNLEIALANVPQVVIYRVSSVTAWIAKHILHFSIPYMSPTNLVEMKPIVPELLQDEATPENITQQANRILQNPARYQQILQDYAQMRQALGNPGVPQRAAKAIFHHLENIDSPNKQEAAWPRKPK
- a CDS encoding glycosyltransferase family 4 protein — translated: MRIAQVSPLWERVPPPGYGGIELVVSQLTDELVRRGHEVTLFATGDSQTLARLESVTPTALRLQTDLKEPAAYEALQLSQILEQAHRFDIIHFHTGFGVLPYTQFLKTPSVHTLHNGFTPENRRVFHKYRDRHYISISDAQRQLNPTLNYVRTVHNGIDTSQYPFQPTPQTPPYLAFLGRMSPEKGPDKAIEVAKTAGLPLLMAGKVDVVDQEFFENQVKPHIDGQNIQYLGELTHQEKVELLGNATATLFPIQWNEPFGLVTIESMCTGTPVIASNRGAVPEIVARGKTGFVCDRISAMVEAVAQVSQIERQHCHEFVLRYFSVAAMVDKYEAAYEKVFKTCQNQQSPWERESRNGHGAIASSQLIPVA
- the fabZ gene encoding 3-hydroxyacyl-ACP dehydratase FabZ; amino-acid sequence: MSTAIDSQTTNTHTENSNENQAAQSDRSTSPPVLDVEEIQKLLPHRYPFLLVDRITEYVPGESAVGIKNVTFNEPHFQGHFPERAIMPGVLIVEAMAQLGAVLLAQMPEVEEGLLLFAGIDKVRFRRPVVPGDQLVMKANLLCIKRRRFGKMRARAEVDGQLVAEGELMFSLVE
- a CDS encoding phosphate-starvation-inducible PsiE family protein, with the translated sequence MRDRNDATTKKETGVFLPMNRHQLVRHLETIQDIIVISLCIAMFAIMVLRIADLFISLVQPLRFEIVASDILFLLIMVELFRILVIYFQERQISVSVAVEASIVSVLREVILRGVLKISPQQVLVVCVFLVVLGGLLVVHPLRNSIAANRDDRYGNETAANAQIPAVFDIPTHRDRYPSQPSSGTLETEKYSAMPTTKSFPDAGK
- the gltX gene encoding glutamate--tRNA ligase; the encoded protein is MTVRVRLAPSPTGNLHIGTARTAVFNWLFARSQGGQFILRIEDTDYQRSQAEYTQNILDGLKWLGLHWDEGPYYQSQRLDLYRQSIQTLLEKGLAYRCYCTTEELEQMRAAQKAKGQAPRYDNRHRDLTPEQEAALEAEGRTPVIRFKIDDNREITWYDRIRGLMSWKGSDLGGDMVIARAASREQMGQPLYNLAVVVDDVDMDITHVIRGEDHIANTAKQILLYEAFGKTPPEFAHTPLILNPSGQKLSKRDNVTSVSEFYAMGFTAPALANYMTLLGWSPPDEEEIFTLEAAAKKFELERINKAGAKFDWDKLDWINSQYLHNMPVEELTDLLVPYWQEAGYAFDPHSDREWLAEIAALIGPSLTRLSEAADMSRIFFTDTVNLEADAQDMLRQDAAQTAVKAVAEATANHAELSLDDAQGIVKTITKQHKLKKGLVMKSLRAALTGALQGPDLMQSWLILNRKGRDRPRLQKALEIANQ
- a CDS encoding HhoA/HhoB/HtrA family serine endopeptidase, whose product is MRIRRFSLSPFPIAKLASYIITFSLGFLLAIGTMNLLPAAGIAAVTPSKAIPSKTVAEPSQQAAIPIPTDTENGNFVTAAVERVGGAVVRIDTARTVTRNVDPFFDDPFFKRFFGDEFFGQMPRQREVRGQGSGLIVDSEGIVITNAHVVKNADQVTVTLKDGRSFDGEVRGTDEVTDLAVVKISGQSLPVADLGNSDQLRVGDWAIALGNPLGLDNTVTLGIISTLNRSSSQAGIPDKRLDFIQTDAAINPGNSGGPLLNERGEVIGINTAIRADANGIGFAIPVNKVKEVKGPLSRGETVQHPFVGIQMVTLTPEMVEENNSNPNALMQLPNRKGVLVVRVMSNTPAEKAGIRRGDVIFEVEGQPITSAGQLQDVVEGSNVGEMLTFKIQRGTRTLTLDVRTAQLRDVS
- a CDS encoding amylo-alpha-1,6-glucosidase — its product is MSLSPTLTIKENDLFLIADRLGNTVASKDRSDRAVTGLFCQDTRFLSCSQLTVEGYDPILLHSHAETGFSLCVACTNPEVPNVLKKETLGIQRQLALRGGLFEEIEIYNYDLQAVTFQVKLQFYADFLDLFEVREYGDRPMRGNKLEVVSSRKNGLSFAYRGLDNYLMETQIQFSYRLPDEIWEDCAIWNLHLDSHEQTILGYHLTPYTNHQPTSQIPIPATLSQAQDAAFADWQSWYRATTRIRSDRTTINQIIERAEQDMYLLLQSFDSGKVPAAGIPWFSALFGRDSLVAAFQTLMFTPSIARDTLLTLGKYQGEEDSDWHEEAPGKILHELRQGEMARCREIPHTPYYGTVDATPLWLLLYAEYYAWTGDRETIERLWDAATAAMSWIDSQCAETGYLSYQRRSSGGIDNQGWKDSGDAIVNSKGEQVFGPIALCEVQAYVYAAKQGLSRMAELMGKPELARRWRSQARALQARFNRDFWIESADYCALALDGQGQQVDSITSNPGQCLCFGIFYPEKAARVARTCMSEEMFSGWGIRTLSSLSPAYNPISYHLGSVWPHDSALVAAGLRSLGWVDAALTVAAGLLDMTHYQPSKRPPELLCGYQRRSNSPPINYPVACSPQAWATGSVFQLLQMMLNPIPDAANGCLRLVKPRLPAFLSRLSIHNLQVGNSHIDLELERQGEHTACRILKQQGNIQISIEP